The nucleotide sequence CGCTGGAACCTGGAATCTCTACTTCATACACATTTTTAGTATATCCTTCTATACGATAGGCTATAAAGTGGGCTACTTGCTCCTCAATAGCAATCCATTTTTTCTCAAAGATGCCCTCTAATTTCTTTCTATGATGCGGGTATTTTCGTAGGAAATCATCCGCAAATAGCTTCCTTATTTGTTGGGTTCTTTTATCGTCACTGACAGGTAGATACTCACCATATTGGATGAGTATCTTGTTTTTCAATTGGATGAGGGGAGCCGCTAAATAATTCAAGACATCTGCTTTGAATTGATCGTCATCCAGAAACTGAAGAAGATCTTGCTCCAGATCGGAGGCAATTTTAGCTTTGGTATATTCTTTCATAGTAATACGTCATCTCAAAATTATGGAGTATAAACTGGTACCAGTTTAACATGAGGGAAGCATCTGTGCATGTCTTTTACTTCTTATCCAATTGTAGAGCAATGCAAGCGGCTGCAGTGAGTCCTGCAAATCATTAACTTTTCAGTTGCAACTCCCTGCGGATACCCTAAGATTATTACGCATTTTGTGATTTTTAAATGCCGTTGTACTCGCGCTGAAGAGATAATTTTGTTTATCAGCACATTGCTCTGTCCTTACTCAACGAGTATCAACTCATTTATACAAAACCGTGCTTCCCACAATGCGACGGCGGATGGCAGAATGGGTGAAGCGTCCCGCACTACATCCCTGTCGTAGCCTGGGTGCAACGAAGTGAAACCCGGGTTACGGTCTGCAGACCTTCACCCAGGCTACAAAAACAAGGAAAAAATGATGTCCCAGTAACAATTAGTAATCGTTGAAGATGATTTTGTTTGTCAGCTTCCCGCAATGCGACGGCGGATGGCGGAATGGGTGAAGCGTCCTGCACTACATCCCTGTCGTAGCCTGGGTGCAACGAAGTGAAACCCGGGTTACGGTCTGCAGACCTCACCCAGGCTACAAAAACAAGGAAAAAATGATGTCCAGTCACCACTAGTAATCGTTGAAGATAATTTTGTTTGTCAGCTTCCCACAATGCGACGGCGGATGGCAGAATGGGTGAAGCGTCCAGCACTACATCCTTGTCGTAGCCTGGGTGCAACGAAGTGAAACCCGGGTTACGGTCTGCAGACCTTCACCCAGGCTACAAAAACAAGGAAAAATGATGTCCCAGTAACAACTAGTAATCGTTGAAGATAATTTTGTTTGTCAGCTTCCCACAATGCGACGGCGGATGGCGGAATGGGTGAAGCGTCCCGCACTACATCCCTGTCGTAGCCTGGGTGCAACGAAGTGAAACCCGGGTTACGGTCTGCAGACCTTCACCCAGGCTACAAAAACAAGGAAAAAATGATGTCCCAGTAACAATTAGTAATCGTTGAAGATGATTTTGTTTGTCAGCTTCCCGCAATGCGACGGCGGATGGCGGAATGGGTGAAGCGTCCTGCACTACATCCCTGTCGTAGCCTGGGTGCAACGAAGTGAAACCCGGGTTACGGTCTGCAGACCTTCACCCAGGCTACAAAAACAAGGAAAAATGATGTCCAGTCACCACTAGTAATCGTTGAAGATAATTTTTGTTTATCAGCACATTGCTCTGTCCTTACTCAACGAGTATCAACCCATTTATATAAAACCGTGCTTCCCACAATGCGACGGCGGATGGCGGAATGGGTGAAGCGTCCTGCACTACATCCCTGTCGTAGCCTGGGTGCAACGAAGTGAAACCCGGGTTACGGTCTCTGCAGACCTTCACCCAGGCTACAAAAACAAGGAAAAATGATGTCCCAGTGACAACTCGTAATCGTTGAAGATGATTTTGTTTGTCAGCACATTGATCTGTCCTTACTCAACATATCAACTCATTTATATAAAACCCATGCTTCCACAATGCACGGCGGATGGCGGAAAGCGTGTCGGCCCCCTGACAGGGCTGGCTCCTATAGGTCACGCCAAGGGTCGACAATCCAATACCTTATTGATAAAACGTGACTTAACGGATAAATTGTCTATGCCGAGCCAATAACCCTACCTAGACTTGCCAGAGAGCAGTTAACAATCATTGGTGGTCTCGATTTTTAAAAACAAGCAGATGATTTGTTGGAAAAATAACCTGAATACATTGCATAATGGGCCATTTTTTGCTATAAAACGCCTCTTGTATTTCACACCCGGCTAATTCGCTCGGCGAAGGCCCCGAATTTATACAAAACAGAATTAAATCTATCGAACACTTCGGAGTAACAACATGTCAAGAGTATGTCAGGTTACTGGCAAGCGACCTACTACAGGTAACAATGTGTCGCACGCCAACAACAAAACAAGAAGACGCTTTCTACCCAATCTGAAAAGACATCGTTTTTGGGTTGAAGAAGAAAACCGTTTCGTATCTCTTCGAGTCAGTACGAAAGGTATGCGAATTATTGATAAATTAGGAATCAAAGCTGTTTTGGATAAACTCCGAGCAAACGGCGAAAAGGTTTAATTGAGAGGAAACTACCATGGCAGCTGTCACTATCAAAGTTAAGATGGAATCAACCGCAGGTACTGGTTACTACGTAACAACAACCAAGAATCCGCGTAACCATCCTGAAAAGATGGAATTGAAGAAATACGATCCTGTCGTTCGTAAGCATGTTATCTTCAAAGAGAAAAAAGTTAAATAAATCAATAATTGCCTCCATTAGGAGGCTTTTTTTTGCCGTTTTTTATTCTCTTATCGCCTCAATCATAGTCACCAAGTATTTTTTACATTCTTATTGAACTTATTAAGACCTTTTTGTGTTGAAAATGCCCTTATTCTCTACTGGATAATCGCCCTGAATCAGTTAAACTTAAGAATAAAAGCGATGAAACAAAGAGGATTTGCATGAAACCTTCGTTGCAACTCAATATAAGTCAGCAACTAACGCTTACCCCGCAACTTCAACAAGCGATTCGTCTTCTACAACTTTCTACACTCGATTTGCAACAAGAAATCCAACAGATCGTTGAATCCAATCCGATGCTAGAAGCCACGCCAAATGAAGAAAAAGAAGAATCACATCTAGGAAACGAAAAACAATCCCAGGAAGAGTTTGCCGATTTTCAATGGTCACAGCTTTATACCAGTCAAAACAAACGCACAACTTTTGACGATCTCGATTTCAATTATGAGAATCTTTATTGCACTACGACCAACTTGCAAGACCATTTGCGTTGGCAATTGGATTTAACACCAATGAGCGATATAGATAGAGTCATCGCGACTGCTATTATTGATGCAATTGATGATGATGGCTTTCTTACCCAGACCATGCTCGAATTGCATGCCAGCCTGGATAGTGAAGCCCATCCTTTGGATATCGAAGAAATTGAAGTAGTCCGTCACCGCGTACAACATTTTGATCCTGTTGGCTGTGCTTCAAATAATCTGGCAGAAACATTATTAGTCCAGCTTGAACAATTACCAGATCCAAATGGGGATCTCGACCTGGCAAAACGAATTGTGCGTGACGATATTGAGCTGCTTGGTCATCATAACTATCGTCAATTAATGAAAAATTACCAGGTTAATGAAGCCAATCTGGATAAAGTATTGCAAATCATTCAACGTTTAAACCCGAAACCAGGTAGTCTCATCCATCAAGGTGCCACTGAATACATTATTCCAGATATCATTGTAAAAAAAATCAATGGTGAATGGCAGGTTTCTTTAAACCAAAATACATTGCCGCGCCTGAGTATCAACAATCACTATGCTTCTCTCATTCAGCGGGCAGACAATAGTGCTGATAACCAGTTTTTAAAGAATAATTTGCAAGAAGCACGTTGGTTTTTAAAAAGCATTCAAAGTAGACAGGAAACGTTATTAAAAGTTGCCCAGTGCATCGTGGAATATCAACAAGAATTTCTTGAGCACGGGGATGAAGCGATGAAACCGCTCATTCTTAACGATGTTGCTCTAGCCTTAGATATGCATGAGTCAACCATTTCACGAGTTACTACACAAAAATTTATGCATACCCCGCGCGGTGTGTTTGAGTTAAAATACTTTTTCTCCAGCCACGTAACAACAAGTAGTGGCGGAGAATGCTCATCAACAGCTATTCGAGCAGTCATTAAGAAATTAATTGCTGCGGAAAATCGTAAAAAGCCGTTGAGTGACAGTAAAATTGCCCAATTGATTGGCGAACAAGGCATTCAGGTTGCCCGACGCACCGTGGCTAAATATCGCGAAGCCATGGGGATTGCGCCATCCAATGAACGCAAAACAATTCGTAGTTAGTTTTATTTCAACTGAAGGAGAGGATTATGCAGATCAACTTCACTGGTCATAATGTCGAAGTTACCCCTGCCTTGAAGGCTTTTACGGAAGATAAATTCACTAAACTGGAACGGCATTTCGACAGAATTACGTCTATCCATGTGGTATTTGATGTCGAAAAATTAAGCCAAATTGCTGAGGCATCCATCTTAATTTCAAAAGCCAAATTACATGCCCGTGCTGAATCTGAGGATATGTACGTTGCTATTAATATCCTGGTCGATAAACTGGATAGACAGCTAATAGAACATAAAGAAAAAATTCGTGAGCACCGTGAATAATCTTTAATTCTGTTTTTACTCTTAATCAGGTTGTAATCTTTTGATTTTAATGACTAATAAAATAAAATAAAAATAAATCAATTGGTTACAACTTAGGCAAAAAAAACAATCTCTCCAAAAGGTTGTTTGTTGTGTACAGATAGCGTTAAAATAGACCTAGTTTTTCTTCCGGTCTGTAATCATGCAACTTTGCCATGTTATCAATCCAAATAGTGTTTATATCGATTCAACCTCACAAAGCAAAACAGCAGTACTTCTTAAAATCAGTCAATTGTTAAGTCGAGAACAGCCTCAACTTGACGCACAAGACCTGTTTGATGCCTATTGGAAAAGAGAATGCATGGGAAGCACTTCTATTGGGCAAGGGATCACTATTCCCCACATACGCGTGCCCGGTATGACGCAACCACACGCCTGCGTCATTAGATTGCTCAATCCCGTTGATTTTGGCGCGACTGATAAACAGCCGGTCGATTTAGTCATTGGTTTGGTCGTGCCCCAGGAGCAACAAGTCGATCAACACCTGCAACTTTTAGCATCAATTATCAAGCAATTCAGCATTCCTTCATTTAGAGAAGCCTGCCGACGAATGACTGATAGTGGAGCGCTCTATAATCTATTAGCGTCTGAAACTGTACAAACAGAAGAAGCCCTTTGATTTACACCACTCCCTAGAATGGTTGCGCATCGATAACCTGCCAAGCGCTTGGATTGCCTTGTTTCGCCGAAAACTACATCCTGAATTTTTCAAAGCCGCATTGCAGGAATCATTTTTTGACTCAAGACATAGGCTACTAAAAGCCTCCTGCTCCTATTGGGAAAAATTAGTCTCCAATATTGAATTAACTTCGAACTCTGGATATTCAGTTTTCAACCCTATAAGCTGTGTCAAGATTGATAACTTCCTAAGAAAAAATGTTAAAAATCCTGTTAATTCCCGTTTTCTTACTTCCTTCTTTTGCCTATGCGAATGAAAAAGACGTGATTTGGTCCGCAACCTATTACCAGGCCATACCCAATAAGAAAGGCATTAGCCAAGATTATTGCCAGGCGCATACTCCAGGTACCTTTGTGGGCAAGGTTAATGAGCAACTTCAATTTGGAGCCGTCACCAATCGCGGGATCAAGCTCGATCAATTCACCTTTCATAATAAAAAAATCGCTGGGATTTCATTTATGGAAGGCAGCTTAAGGGCGCGAGGCCATACTCAAAAAACAAACTGGGAAGATCATCTACGCTATTATGTCTATAAATTATCCGAATATGGCCTTACTCGCGGTGTGTGGCAAAGTAAAGAGTGTAAAGGTTTTTTTGTAGGGAGGGTCATTAGTAAAAAATAATTATTGTCTTTCTCAAAACGCTCATGATTGTAGAAAATTGCTGCACATGCTAAATTGTAGCTGTCATGATAAAAACTAAAATTACCATCATTAATAAATTGGGATTGCACGCTCGGGCTTCTGCGAAATTCGTTTCTACCACATCGAGATTTCAAAGTCATATTGACGTCACCAAAAATACGCAGACCGTTAATGGCAAAAGCATTATGGGGATTATGATGCTTGCTGCCAGTAAAGGCAGTGAGTTAATTTTACAAATTGATGGTCCGGATGAGGTCGAGATGGAAAAAGCGATTACCGAACTCATCAATAATCGCTTTGGTGAGATAGAATAATTGTCTTTAACTATTAAGACTCATCAGACGACTGGCGTTTGCGTTGTTTGCGCACACGATGCAAAGCAAGCAAGGTTTGCAAAGGACCGGACAAAGCATAAATGACAAAACCAACAAACAGAACCACAGACGGATTTGCGGCAATCGCGACAAACAGAATTACCATAACCAAGAGGTATAAAAAAGGAACTTTTCCTTTAAAATCAATTTCTTTAAAACTGTAGTAGCGTACATTACTCACCATAAGAACCGCCGCAACAACCGTAATAAACGCTGTCAGTATAGCGATTACAAAATGTTGCAATTCATTTTGGTGACAAAACCAAACAAAGGACGAAACAATCGCTGCGGCAGGAGGACAGGCAAGCCCTTGAAAATAGCGTTTATCCGCTGTTTCAACCTGGGTATTGAAACGCGCAAGCCGTAAAGCCACTGCAGCGGTATAAATGAAGGCTACTAACCAGCCTACTTTACCTAATTGCTGCAGATTCCAACTATAAAGCAGTAAGGCCGGTGCAACTCCAAAGGTAACCATATCGGACAAGCTATCGTATTCAGCACCAAATGCAGTTTGCGTATTCGTCAAACGAGCAATACGTCCATCAAGCCCATCAGCAACCATACCAATAAAAATAGCGATAACAGCGACTTCGTATTGCGCCTTTAATGAAGCGACAATCGAGTAAAAAGCAGCAAAAAGGCTTGCCGTAGTAAACAAATTAGGTAACAAATATATTCCTGAATGGTTTTCTTTCTGATTCACAGTAAATGCTCATCTAAAATTAAATCGTTAGCATGCTAACATAATAATTGTCCTTACTGCCATTGCTTCGTTGTTTTGCCAAGATGATGCTATACTAGGCATACTGTTTTTAATATGTATCAAATATGGCCGAAGACTCCGAGAACAAAAAAATTGTTATCGAAGGTGTTACTCCTCAAGGTAAGCCTTTTCGTCCCAGTGATTGGGCAGAGCGAATGAGTGGGACAATGGCCAGCTTCAAAAACAGACGTATTCATTATTCCCCTCTGCTGCAACCTAGCGTGAATACAGAAGGCTATAAATGCGTTCTACTTGATCCCAAACTCAAAGAATCCAGTCCACAAGTCTATCAAGCCATTTTGGATTTTGCTAAAGCCAACAACCTCAAGATTTGCGGTGAGAATGAGTAAATTACCCTGCAGCAATGGATGCCCCGCGAACCCTGACCAACCTCAATGCACTCACTGCGTTTGAGATTGCAAACGAATAGAGATTTCATAATTACCATTCCCACTCATCAATTCAAAACTATGAATATCACCAGCAGGGCCAGAGGTTGTTATTAGACTATCGCTGCGGTTAGGAAGACTCCAACGTGTCTGTAAAGTTCCCCTTTCGTTTTTTAACTGTATTTTTATTGAACCAATCATATCATCATTATTCCAGGGAGCCGCATCTGCTTCATTCAAAGACAAAATCACTGTAACAGCTTCTCCTGGTGACAATGGCTCAGACCACAAAGTAATCCCCCGGACTTTATCCATAATTTGTGAAATCCAATGACCAGGTAACTCTGGAATACGCGCATAGTGTGTAGGTTTCCCAGCGCGATAAGTACTGATATCAAAATAAAGTTCATCGCCGGCAGGTTCACCCGTTTTAATTATTTTAATGTGCTTTAAAATCAAACTGGGTTTCAGCTCAGTGCCTTTATTAGCAGCAAAAAGCAACACAGGAAATAGAATTAAACAGGCTAAGATAGATTGATAATTCCTTTTCATCGCTACTCCTTAAGGCTCCTAAGAGCAATCTTCTTATTAAATATACGTTAGATACCCATAACTAGCTTGCTTTAACTGACAAATTGCATGCTAAACGCTTCTATTTTCCCCATTACTGTAGCTAAAAAGGCCGTGGTATTTTCAAAATTCATAGCTAAAACTCCCGCAAAAAGAAAAGCCAGGCCTTTCCCCCCCTGTTGCACTCCTGGTTCACTCGCTGTTACCAATAGT is from Legionella donaldsonii and encodes:
- the rpmB gene encoding 50S ribosomal protein L28 translates to MSRVCQVTGKRPTTGNNVSHANNKTRRRFLPNLKRHRFWVEEENRFVSLRVSTKGMRIIDKLGIKAVLDKLRANGEKV
- a CDS encoding HPr family phosphocarrier protein; translation: MIKTKITIINKLGLHARASAKFVSTTSRFQSHIDVTKNTQTVNGKSIMGIMMLAASKGSELILQIDGPDEVEMEKAITELINNRFGEIE
- the rpmG gene encoding 50S ribosomal protein L33, with product MAAVTIKVKMESTAGTGYYVTTTKNPRNHPEKMELKKYDPVVRKHVIFKEKKVK
- the hpf gene encoding ribosome hibernation-promoting factor, HPF/YfiA family produces the protein MQINFTGHNVEVTPALKAFTEDKFTKLERHFDRITSIHVVFDVEKLSQIAEASILISKAKLHARAESEDMYVAINILVDKLDRQLIEHKEKIREHRE
- a CDS encoding RNA polymerase factor sigma-54, producing MKPSLQLNISQQLTLTPQLQQAIRLLQLSTLDLQQEIQQIVESNPMLEATPNEEKEESHLGNEKQSQEEFADFQWSQLYTSQNKRTTFDDLDFNYENLYCTTTNLQDHLRWQLDLTPMSDIDRVIATAIIDAIDDDGFLTQTMLELHASLDSEAHPLDIEEIEVVRHRVQHFDPVGCASNNLAETLLVQLEQLPDPNGDLDLAKRIVRDDIELLGHHNYRQLMKNYQVNEANLDKVLQIIQRLNPKPGSLIHQGATEYIIPDIIVKKINGEWQVSLNQNTLPRLSINNHYASLIQRADNSADNQFLKNNLQEARWFLKSIQSRQETLLKVAQCIVEYQQEFLEHGDEAMKPLILNDVALALDMHESTISRVTTQKFMHTPRGVFELKYFFSSHVTTSSGGECSSTAIRAVIKKLIAAENRKKPLSDSKIAQLIGEQGIQVARRTVAKYREAMGIAPSNERKTIRS
- the pssA gene encoding CDP-diacylglycerol--serine O-phosphatidyltransferase, which codes for MNQKENHSGIYLLPNLFTTASLFAAFYSIVASLKAQYEVAVIAIFIGMVADGLDGRIARLTNTQTAFGAEYDSLSDMVTFGVAPALLLYSWNLQQLGKVGWLVAFIYTAAVALRLARFNTQVETADKRYFQGLACPPAAAIVSSFVWFCHQNELQHFVIAILTAFITVVAAVLMVSNVRYYSFKEIDFKGKVPFLYLLVMVILFVAIAANPSVVLFVGFVIYALSGPLQTLLALHRVRKQRKRQSSDES
- a CDS encoding PTS sugar transporter subunit IIA, which codes for MQLCHVINPNSVYIDSTSQSKTAVLLKISQLLSREQPQLDAQDLFDAYWKRECMGSTSIGQGITIPHIRVPGMTQPHACVIRLLNPVDFGATDKQPVDLVIGLVVPQEQQVDQHLQLLASIIKQFSIPSFREACRRMTDSGALYNLLASETVQTEEAL
- a CDS encoding DUF3579 domain-containing protein, which gives rise to MAEDSENKKIVIEGVTPQGKPFRPSDWAERMSGTMASFKNRRIHYSPLLQPSVNTEGYKCVLLDPKLKESSPQVYQAILDFAKANNLKICGENE